In Zea mays cultivar B73 chromosome 7, Zm-B73-REFERENCE-NAM-5.0, whole genome shotgun sequence, the following proteins share a genomic window:
- the LOC100285150 gene encoding novel plant SNARE 11, which yields MSTDVPMSPELEQVDGEIQDIFRALQNGFQKMDKIKDSSRQSKQLEDLTAKMRECKRLIKEFDRILKDEEKKNTPDVNKQLNDKKQFMIKELNSYVTLRKTYQSSLGNKRIELFDTGNDQVAEGTPVQMASEMSNQELISTGRKQMDQTDQAIERSKMVVAQTVEVGAQTAATLTQQTEQMKRIGNELDSVHFSLKKASQMVKEIGRQVATDKCIMAFLFLIVCGVIAIIVVKIVNPHNKNIRDIPGLAPPAMNRKLLSIDAAGL from the exons ATGTCGACCGACGTGCCCATGAGCCCCGAGCTCGAGCAGGTGGACGGCGAGATCCAGGACATCTTCCGCGCGCTCCA GAATGGGTTCCAGAAGATGGACAAGATCAAGGACTCCAGCAGGCAGTCCAAGCAGCTGGAGGATCTCACGGCCAAGATGAGAGAGTGCAAGCG CTTGATCAAAGAGTTTGACCGTATACTCAAGGATGAGGAGAAAAAGAACACCCCTGATGTCAACAAGCAGCTCAATGACAAGAAGCAGTTCATG ATCAAAGAACTCAACTCCTATGTGACCTTAAGGAAAAC GTACCAGAGCAGCCTTGGTAATAAGAGGATCGAACTATTCGATACGGGTAATGACCAGGTGGCTGAGGGAACTCCAGTTCAAATGGCATCAG AAATGTCAAATCAAGAACTCATTAGCACCGGAAGGAAACAAATGGACCAAACTGATCAAGCTATTGAGCGCTCAAAAATG GTTGTAGCACAAACTGTTGAAGTTGGAGCTCAGACTGCTGCAACTCTGACACAGCAA ACGGAACAAATGAAGAGGATAGGCAATGAGCTAGATTCTGTCCACTTTTCACTGAAGAAGGCTAGTCAAATGGTGAAAGAGATTGGCCGTCAG GTTGCTACTGACAAATGCATTATGGCGTTCCTGTTTCTGATTGTCTGTGGTGTCATTGCAATAATTGTTGTTAAG ATTGTCAACCCGCATAACAAGAACATCAGAGACATTCCGGGCCTAGCACCTCCCGCCATGAACAGGAAGCTGCTGTCCATCGACGCTGCAGGACTCTGA
- the LOC100285150 gene encoding novel plant SNARE 11 isoform X1 yields MSTDVPMSPELEQVDGEIQDIFRALQNGFQKMDKIKDSSRQSKQLEDLTAKMRECKRLIKEFDRILKDEEKKNTPDVNKQLNDKKQFMIKELNSYVTLRKTYQSSLGNKRIELFDTGNDQVAEGTPVQMASEMSNQELISTGRKQMDQTDQAIERSKMVVAQTVEVGAQTAATLTQQTEQMKRIGNELDSVHFSLKKASQMVKEIGRQIVNPHNKNIRDIPGLAPPAMNRKLLSIDAAGL; encoded by the exons ATGTCGACCGACGTGCCCATGAGCCCCGAGCTCGAGCAGGTGGACGGCGAGATCCAGGACATCTTCCGCGCGCTCCA GAATGGGTTCCAGAAGATGGACAAGATCAAGGACTCCAGCAGGCAGTCCAAGCAGCTGGAGGATCTCACGGCCAAGATGAGAGAGTGCAAGCG CTTGATCAAAGAGTTTGACCGTATACTCAAGGATGAGGAGAAAAAGAACACCCCTGATGTCAACAAGCAGCTCAATGACAAGAAGCAGTTCATG ATCAAAGAACTCAACTCCTATGTGACCTTAAGGAAAAC GTACCAGAGCAGCCTTGGTAATAAGAGGATCGAACTATTCGATACGGGTAATGACCAGGTGGCTGAGGGAACTCCAGTTCAAATGGCATCAG AAATGTCAAATCAAGAACTCATTAGCACCGGAAGGAAACAAATGGACCAAACTGATCAAGCTATTGAGCGCTCAAAAATG GTTGTAGCACAAACTGTTGAAGTTGGAGCTCAGACTGCTGCAACTCTGACACAGCAA ACGGAACAAATGAAGAGGATAGGCAATGAGCTAGATTCTGTCCACTTTTCACTGAAGAAGGCTAGTCAAATGGTGAAAGAGATTGGCCGTCAG ATTGTCAACCCGCATAACAAGAACATCAGAGACATTCCGGGCCTAGCACCTCCCGCCATGAACAGGAAGCTGCTGTCCATCGACGCTGCAGGACTCTGA